The genomic segment TACCGCCAGTCGCAGCGGATGGACATCTACCGCGACGTCGCCGAGAAGCTGAAGGCCGGCGGGTACGCGTACGACTGCTACTGCACCACCGAGGAGCTCGACGCCCGCCGCGACGCCGCCCGCGCCGCCGGCAAGCCGTCCGGGTACGACGGCCACTGCCGCGAGCTCACCGCCGAGCAGGTCGCGGCGTACGAGGCCGAGGGCCGCGCGCACATCGTGCGCTTCCGGATGCCCGACGTGCCGCAGACCTTCACCGACCTGGTGCGCGGCGAGCTGACCTTCCAGCCGGAGAACGTGCCGGACTACGGCATCGTCCGCGCCAACGGGGCCCCGCTCTACACGCTGGTCAACCCGGTCGACGACGCGCTGATGGAGATCACCCACGTCCTGCGCGGCGAGGACCTGCTCTCCTCCACCCCCCGCCAGCTCGCCCTGTACGCGGCCCTCACCGAGCTGGGCATCGCCAAGGCCACCCCGGCCTTCGGCCACCTGCCCTACGTCATGGGCGAGGGCAACAAGAAGCTGTCCAAGCGGGACCCGCAGGCGTCGCTCAACCTCTACCGCGAGCGCGGCTTCCTCCCCGAGGGGCTGCTCAACTACCTCTCGCTGCTGGGCTGGTCGATCGCCGAGGACCGCGACATCTTCTCGATCGAGGAGATGGTGGCGGCCTTCGACATCGCGGACGTCAACGCCAACCCGGCCCGCTTCGACCTCAAGAAGGCCGAGCACATCAACGCCGAGCACATCCGCCGGCTCGACGTGAAGGACTTCACCGACGCGTGCGGTCCCTGGCTGCGGGCGCCGTACGCGAACTGGGCCCCCGAGTCGTTCGACGCGGACAGGTTCGCCGAGATCGCGCCGCACGCCCAGACCCGGGTGACCGTCCTCTCCGACATCACCGCCAACGTCGACTTCCTCTTCCTCGACGAGCCGGTGGAGGACGAGGCGTCCTGGACCAAGGCGATGAAGGAGGGCTCCGACGCCCTGCTGACCACCGCCCGCGCCAACCTGGCCGACGCCGAGTGGAACGCCGAGGCGCTGAAGAACGCCGTCCTCGCGGCGGGCGAGGCCCACGGCCTCAAGCTCGGCAAGGCCCAGGCCCCGGTGCGCGTCGCCGTCACCGGCCGCACGGTCGGCCTGCCGCTCTTCGAGTCCATGGAGATCCTGGGCCGCGAGAAGACCCTGTCCCGGGTGGACGCGGCTCTCGCGAAGCTCACCGCGTAAGAGGCTCACCGCGTAGCGCGGCGCCGTACGCCCCAGGGGGCGGGCCACCGGAAAGAACCTTCCGGCGGCCCGCCCCTCGGCATTCCCGGCCCCCGGACGCTTTCGTGAGGCTCGGGCGCACCTGTGGCCGGTTCTCGCCGGGTGGGGCCGGGGGCGGGCCGGTAGCGTGGCGTCCATGCCGATCCGCGCGGTGCTCTGGGACGTCGACGACACGCTCTTCGACTACTCCGGCGCCGACCGCGTCGCCATGGCGCGGCTGCTGGAGCTGGAGGGGCTGCCCGGCGGCTGGCACACCCCCGACGAGGCGCTGGACGGCTGGCGGGCGCTCACCGGTCGCCACTGGGCGCGGTTCGCCGCGGGGGAGACGGACTACGAGGGGCAGCGCAGGGACCGGGTGCGGGAGTTCCTGGGACGGGAGCTGACGGACGCGGAGGCCGACGCGTGGTTCCGTCGGCACGCGGCCCACTACGAGGCCGCCTGGAGCCTCTTCCCCGACGTGCTCCCGGTCCTCGACCTGCTGGACGGCTACCGCCACGGAGTCCTGTCCAACGCCAGTTCCGGACAGCAGGACCGCAAGCTGAGCGCGCTGGGCGTACGCCACCGGTTCGAGGCGCTGCTGTGCGCCGTGGAGCTCGGCGTCTCCAAACCCGATCCCGGCGCCTTCCACGCCGCCTGCGAGGCGCTCGCCCTGGAACCGCACGAGGTGGCGTACGTGGGGGACGAGCCCGACATCGACGCCGCCGGCGCGGTCGCGGCCGGGCTGACGGGGATCTGGCTGGACCGGGCGGAGCGGGGTGGCAGGGCCGATCTCGTACGGATCACGGGCCTCCACCAGCTGCCGGGGGTGCTGTCGCGGGATACCCGTTTTGGAGCGTCGGACACCTTCGGGTAATGTTCTTTCTGCGCCGCCCGAGCGGGCCGAAAGATCCGGCCGGGAAGCGCAGACAGAGACAAAGCCTCTAGGGGTTGCGTTTCAGTGGGCTATGGTGTAATTGGCAACACTACGGTTTCTGGTACCGTCATTCTAGGTTCGAGTCCTGGTAGCCCAGCGCAAGACCGAAGTTCGTAGGACTTCAAGGAACAAGCCCCCGTTGTGTAGCGGCCTAGCACGCTGCCCTCTCACGGCAGTAGCGCCGGTTCGAATCCGGTCGGGGGTACAGATCCTTCCCGCGGGAACAATCCGGGTCGCACCCGATGTTCTTGATGCAGGATCGCTAGGGCCCCCGTTGTGTAGCGGCCTAGCACGCTGCCCTCTCACGGCAGTAGCGCCGGTTCGAATCCGGTCGGGGGTACGTACCACACCATGGGCTATGGTGTAATTGGCAACACTACGGTTTCTGGTACCGTCATTCTAGGTTCGAGTCCTGGTAGCCCAGCGCAAGACCGAAGTTCGTAGGACTTCAAGGAACAAGCCCCCGTTGTGTAGCGGCCTAGCACGCTGCCCTCTCACGGCAGTAGCGCCGGTTCGAATCCGGTCGGGGGTACAAGTCAGCGGTAGGGAAAGGCCCTTCACCTCGGTGAAGGGCCTTTTTCGTGCAACCGGAGAGCCGGCACCGGAGGCCGGACAGCCCAACAGCCCGTTCGGGCCCGGCCGTTCGGGCCCGGACATGAAGAAGGCCGCCACGACGCTGGGGCGGCCAGTGCGAACACGAGCGGAAACGTAAGCAGGAGCGGTGACGCGGTGACTCGGTAACGGCGGGCGGGTGGACGGTCGGTGGAGGGGGTCAGCCGCGGCGCAGGGCCTCGCTGAGGCGGGCGGCCGAGTCGATGACCGCCTGCGCGTGCATCCGGCCCGGGTGCCGCGTCAGCCGCTCGATCGGGCCGGAGATGGAGACGGCGGCCACCACCCGGTTCGACGGTCCGCGCACCGGTGCGGAGACCGAGGCGACGCCCGGCTCGCGCTCGCCGATCGACTGGGCCCATCCCCTGCGGCGTACCCCGGAGAGGGCCGTCGCCGTGAACCGGGCGCCCTGCAGGCCCCGGTGGAGCCGCTCGGGCTCCTCCCAGGCCATCAGGATCTGCGCGGAGGAGCCCGCCTTCATGGTGAGCGTGGAGCCGACCGGCACGGTGTCCCTGAGCCCGGAGAGCCGCTCGGCAGCGGCGACACAGATACGCATGTCGCCCTGGCGGCGGTAGAGCTGGGCGCTCTCACCGGTGATGTCGCGCAGGTGGGTGAGCACGGGTCCGGCCGTCGCCAGGAGGCGGTCCTCGCCGGCCGCCGCGGCGAGCTCGGCGAGCCGCGGGCCGAGGATGAACCGGCCCTGCATGTCCCGGGCCACCAGGCGGTGGTGTTCGAGTGCCACGGCCAGTCGGTGGGCCGTGGGACGAGCGAGACCGGTCGCCGCGACCAGCCCGGCGAGGGTGGCCGGACCGGACTCCAGTGCGCTCAGTACGAGTGCAGCCTTGTCGAGAACGCCGACGCCGCTAGAGTTGTCCATACGACGATATTCGCGTCTCACTCTGTGAAACGCAAGTTCAATTTTCTCCAGAAGTTGCGAACCTGTACCGGCGGCCGTACGACGGC from the Streptomyces sp. NBC_01335 genome contains:
- the gltX gene encoding glutamate--tRNA ligase, with translation MVNGSSPRVRFCPSPTGNPHVGLVRTALFNWAFARHNEGSLVFRIEDTDAARDSEASYEQLLDSMRWLGFDWNEGPEVGGPHAPYRQSQRMDIYRDVAEKLKAGGYAYDCYCTTEELDARRDAARAAGKPSGYDGHCRELTAEQVAAYEAEGRAHIVRFRMPDVPQTFTDLVRGELTFQPENVPDYGIVRANGAPLYTLVNPVDDALMEITHVLRGEDLLSSTPRQLALYAALTELGIAKATPAFGHLPYVMGEGNKKLSKRDPQASLNLYRERGFLPEGLLNYLSLLGWSIAEDRDIFSIEEMVAAFDIADVNANPARFDLKKAEHINAEHIRRLDVKDFTDACGPWLRAPYANWAPESFDADRFAEIAPHAQTRVTVLSDITANVDFLFLDEPVEDEASWTKAMKEGSDALLTTARANLADAEWNAEALKNAVLAAGEAHGLKLGKAQAPVRVAVTGRTVGLPLFESMEILGREKTLSRVDAALAKLTA
- a CDS encoding HAD family hydrolase, which produces MPIRAVLWDVDDTLFDYSGADRVAMARLLELEGLPGGWHTPDEALDGWRALTGRHWARFAAGETDYEGQRRDRVREFLGRELTDAEADAWFRRHAAHYEAAWSLFPDVLPVLDLLDGYRHGVLSNASSGQQDRKLSALGVRHRFEALLCAVELGVSKPDPGAFHAACEALALEPHEVAYVGDEPDIDAAGAVAAGLTGIWLDRAERGGRADLVRITGLHQLPGVLSRDTRFGASDTFG
- the ndgR gene encoding IclR family transcriptional regulator NdgR, with protein sequence MDNSSGVGVLDKAALVLSALESGPATLAGLVAATGLARPTAHRLAVALEHHRLVARDMQGRFILGPRLAELAAAAGEDRLLATAGPVLTHLRDITGESAQLYRRQGDMRICVAAAERLSGLRDTVPVGSTLTMKAGSSAQILMAWEEPERLHRGLQGARFTATALSGVRRRGWAQSIGEREPGVASVSAPVRGPSNRVVAAVSISGPIERLTRHPGRMHAQAVIDSAARLSEALRRG